TCTTCCGGGTCACGGTTATGGATGGGCTGCCCCATGAACTCGATGGAGCCGTCGGTCACTTCGCCGTCTTCCGGCTTGAGCAGGCCCGAAATGGCTTTCAGGGTGGTGGTCTTTCCCGCGCCGTTGGCGCCCAACAGCCCGACGATTTTGCCCTCGGGCACCTCAAGCGACATGCCTTTCAGCACGAGAATGACCTTGTTGTAAATGACTTCCACATTGTTGAGGCTGAGCATAACACCCTCGCTGGAAACCGCGCGGCCAGGGGCGCGGTCGTGGCTGGTGAACTCCCCTCCCCCGGCTTCTCCCCTCGGTGAGGGGAGAAGCCACAGGGGAAAACCTGCAACACACTTGGGGAGAGGGTTACGGACAAAAAGTTACGGGGCTTCGATGTAGTCGGTGACGCGCGTCCACTTGCCGTCCTTCACCTCGTAGATGCGCAGGGCTTTGCTGCCGCGATGGCTTTGCGGGGTGAAGGTAATGGGGGCCGTGACGCCGCCGGTGTCGAAGTCTTTGATGGTTTCCAGGGCAGCCTTGATGGCCTCGCCGCTGACATCACCCTTGGCCGCAGCGCGCTTGATGCCCTCGGCCATCACAGCCATCGTCCACCAGCCCTGAACATAGTGCACGCCCTTGGCTTCCAGGCTGGAGCCGTGGTCTTTCAGCCACTTGGCGGGCGCGTCGTGGCCGGGCACGGGGTCGCTGGGGGGCGTGAACGGGATCGTGCCATACACACCTTCGGCAGCGTCGCCGGCCAGTTTGAGGAAGATTTCATCGGCGCACCAGTTCATGTTGATGAACTTGATCTTGCCCAACAAGCCCTGGCTCTTGGCGTCTTTGATGAGCACCGCAGCGGGGCTGGAAACGGTGTGCACAATCACATAGTTTGCGCCGAATTGCTGAATCTGGGCCAGTTCGGCCACGTAGTCGGTCGCGCCCTTGGGCATGGCAAGGTGCATGAAAGCAACACCCTTGGAATCGGCAAACGCTTTGGCATCGGCCACCGGCGATTCACCGAAGGGGCTGTCATGGTGGATGAGCGCCACTTTGGGCATGCCGTCGTGGCCGGAAGCCTTCCAGTCTTGAATGGCCCACTGGATGGCGATGATGGCCTGGTCGGAGTAGGTCACGCCAATGAGGAAGTTGTAGGGCGCTTTGGTGATGTCTTTGACCAGGTTGGCGGAGTAGGAAGCCGACATGTAGGGGATTTTATCAGCCGCAATCTTCGAGCGCAGGGCTTCGGTATCGCCGGTGCCCCAGCCCATGAAGGCTACCACACCGTCGTTGACGTACTGCGAATAGAGTTGCTCGGCCTGGTCAACTTTGTAGGCATAGTCAGCCCATTCCAGGTCGATCTGGCGGCCGTCGATGCCACCGTTGGCGTTCAGCCAGGCCACGTAATCGCGCACGCCTTCGCTGTACGGGGTGCCCACATCAGACGTTGGGCCGCTGAGGTCGAAGAGGCCGCCGACCTTAATGGGGCCGGTCGAGGCATTTTGGCTGCCGCCACCGCCGCAGGCAGCCAGCGCCACCGCGGCCAGCGCCACCACGGCAATCATGAGAAACCACTTACGCATGCTTCACCTCCTGAGTTGGTCGAGAAGAACAAACGAGTGAAAGGGCGAAAGTCTTGCGGCAAATCGTTCCATCACACCTCCTCAACACACCTAATAACTAAACGGCCACAACCGGAAGTAATCTTTGATGTCTTCCCACAATTTCTTCAAGCCCTCCGGCTCCAAAATCAAAAAGAGGATGATCACCAGGCCGAAGGTGGCTTCCTGAATGAACGGCATAATAGCGTTGATGGACGGGAAGACCTTTCGCAATGCACGGCCCGCATTGGTCAGGAGGGCGGGCAACAGCGTCATAAACGACGCGCCGAACAACGAGCCGGAAACCGACCCCATGCCACCGATGATGATCATCGCCAGGTAAAGCACCGACACATCCAGCGTGAAGCGTTCCCAGGTCACGATGCTGCGGTAGTGCGCCAGCAACGCCCCCGACACACCCACGAAAAAGGACGAAATGGCAAACGCCAGTAACTTGTAGCGGAACAAATTCACGCCCATGACCTCGGCGGCAATGTCCTGGTCGCGAATGGCAATGAACGCCCGGCCATAATGGGTGCGGAAGAGGTTGAGGGTGAGCAGCGCCGTAATGCCCACCAGCGCCCAGGCCAACCAGTAGAAGTTGAAATCGGCATTCATGCGCAGGCCAAAGAGGTGCGGGTCGGGCACCACCAGGGCCTCCACCCCACCGGTCAGGCCTTTCCAGTGCGTCACCACCCAGAGGATGATTTCCTGCGCGGCTAAGGTGGCAATAGCCAGGTAAAGCCCTTTCAGCCGCAGCGAGGGAATGCCAAAAAATGCCCCCACCGCCGCGGTGACAAAACTCGCCACAATAATCGAAAGATACCACGGCATGCCCAACCGCACCGTCAGCAGGCCCGCGGCATAGGCCCCCACCGCCATGAAGCCCCCCTGCCCCAGGCTGATCTGGCCGGTATAGCCGGTGAGGATGTTCAACCCAATCGCGCCCACGGTAGCAATGGCAATCTGGTTGGCCAAGGTGAGGGTGTATTTGTTGGCGAAGAAGGGGAACAGCAAAATGAAGAGGATGAACAGCACAATGCGGATTTTCTGCGCCGGGGTCCGCCGCAGCGCCATATCCGATTCATA
This genomic interval from Chloroflexota bacterium contains the following:
- a CDS encoding branched-chain amino acid ABC transporter substrate-binding protein yields the protein MRKWFLMIAVVALAAVALAACGGGGSQNASTGPIKVGGLFDLSGPTSDVGTPYSEGVRDYVAWLNANGGIDGRQIDLEWADYAYKVDQAEQLYSQYVNDGVVAFMGWGTGDTEALRSKIAADKIPYMSASYSANLVKDITKAPYNFLIGVTYSDQAIIAIQWAIQDWKASGHDGMPKVALIHHDSPFGESPVADAKAFADSKGVAFMHLAMPKGATDYVAELAQIQQFGANYVIVHTVSSPAAVLIKDAKSQGLLGKIKFINMNWCADEIFLKLAGDAAEGVYGTIPFTPPSDPVPGHDAPAKWLKDHGSSLEAKGVHYVQGWWTMAVMAEGIKRAAAKGDVSGEAIKAALETIKDFDTGGVTAPITFTPQSHRGSKALRIYEVKDGKWTRVTDYIEAP
- a CDS encoding branched-chain amino acid ABC transporter permease; protein product: MVSGVFHTSYESDMALRRTPAQKIRIVLFILFILLFPFFANKYTLTLANQIAIATVGAIGLNILTGYTGQISLGQGGFMAVGAYAAGLLTVRLGMPWYLSIIVASFVTAAVGAFFGIPSLRLKGLYLAIATLAAQEIILWVVTHWKGLTGGVEALVVPDPHLFGLRMNADFNFYWLAWALVGITALLTLNLFRTHYGRAFIAIRDQDIAAEVMGVNLFRYKLLAFAISSFFVGVSGALLAHYRSIVTWERFTLDVSVLYLAMIIIGGMGSVSGSLFGASFMTLLPALLTNAGRALRKVFPSINAIMPFIQEATFGLVIILFLILEPEGLKKLWEDIKDYFRLWPFSY